From the Malus domestica chromosome 17, GDT2T_hap1 genome, one window contains:
- the LOC103404128 gene encoding calcium-dependent mitochondrial ATP-magnesium/phosphate carrier protein 2-like isoform X2, producing MPMEEDAMPSSNQKLGRIRNACNPIKKTGPVTMDHVLLALGETKEQRELRIRTLFNFFDTANVGYLDYAHIEAGLSALDIPSQYKYANDLLNVCDANQDGRVDYQDFKRYMDDKELELYRIFQAIDVEHNGCILPEELWDALVRAGIEIDDEELALFVERVDKDNNGVITFEEWRDFLLLYPQEATIENIYHYLERVCLVDIGEQTIVPGVTSKHVHASRYLIAGAVAGATSRTATAPLDRLKVILQVQTKRARIMPAVKDIWREGGLLGFFRGNGLNVLKVAPESAIRFYTYEMLKRFIVHANGEEDKANVSTATRLVSGGLAGAVAQTVVYPMDLVKTRIQTYTGEGRRIPSLRTLSRDIWVQEGPRAFYKGVVPSLLGIVPYAGIDLAAYETLKDMSKKYIVHDGEPGALVQLGCGTVSGALGATCVYPLQNASAH from the exons ATGCCAATGGAGGAGGACGCAATGCCAAGCAGCAACCAAAAGCTAGGCCGAATAAGAAATGCCTGCAATCCCATTAAGAAAACCGGGCCTGTGACCATGGATCACGTGCTTTTGGCCCTGGGAGAGACCAAGGAGCAGAGGGAGCTCAGAATCCGCACTCTCTTTAACTTCTTTGACACCGCAAATGTTGGTTATTTGGACTATGCCCACATTGAAGCCGGCCTCTCTGCCCTCGACATACCCTCCCAGTACAAGTATGCCAATGATTTGTTGAATGTCTGCGATGCCAATCAAGATGGCCGTGTCGACTACCAAGATTTTAAGCGCTACATGGACGATAAAGAGCTTGAGCTCTATCGTATCTTTCAAGCAATAGATGTCGAACATAATGGTTGCATTCTGCCTGAAGAGCTCTGGGATGCACTTGTAAGGGCAG GGATTGAAATTGATGACGAGGAACTTGCACTTTTTGTTGAGCGTGTTGATAAGGATAATAATGGTGTTATAACATTTGAAGAATGGAGAGATTTTCTTCTACTTTACCCTCAGGAGGCAACCATTGAGAATATTTATCATTATTTGGAAAGGGTATGCCTTGTTGATATTGGGGAGCAGACTATTGTCCCAGGGGTCACCAGTAAGCACGTCCATGCTAGTAGATATTTGATTGCTGGAGCAGTAGCAGGGGCAACATCACGTACAGCTACCGCTCCTCTTGATCGTTTAAAGGTTATTTTGCAAGTACAAACAAAACGAGCTCGAATTATGCCAGCAGTAAAGGATATATGGAGAGAAGGGGGCTTATTGGGCTTTTTTCGTGGCAATGGATTAAATGTCTTGAAGGTGGCTCCTGAAAGCGCCATCAGGTTCTACACTTATGAAATGCTGAAAAGATTTATTGTCCATGCTAATGGTGAAGAAGATAAGGCTAATGTCAGCACTGCAACTCGCCTTGTTTCTGGTGGCTTAGCAGGTGCTGTGGCACAAACTGTGGTATATCCCATGGATCTTGTTAAGACACGAATCCAAACTTATACTGGCGAAGGCAGGAGAATTCCAAGTCTTAGAACTCTGTCTAGAGATATATGGGTTCAGGAGGGACCCCGGGCATTTTATAAGGGTGTTGTCCCATCTTTGCTTGGGATTGTCCCTTATGCTGGCATTGATCTTGCTGCTTATGAAACATTGAAAGATATGTCCAAGAAATATATTGTGCATGACGGGG AACCTGGTGCTCTTGTACAATTGGGATGCGGGACAGTATCAGGAGCTCTTGGTGCAACTTGTGTTTATCCGTTACAG AATGCAAGCGCACACTGA
- the LOC103404128 gene encoding calcium-dependent mitochondrial ATP-magnesium/phosphate carrier protein 2-like isoform X1, translating to MPMEEDAMPSSNQKLGRIRNACNPIKKTGPVTMDHVLLALGETKEQRELRIRTLFNFFDTANVGYLDYAHIEAGLSALDIPSQYKYANDLLNVCDANQDGRVDYQDFKRYMDDKELELYRIFQAIDVEHNGCILPEELWDALVRAGIEIDDEELALFVERVDKDNNGVITFEEWRDFLLLYPQEATIENIYHYLERVCLVDIGEQTIVPGVTSKHVHASRYLIAGAVAGATSRTATAPLDRLKVILQVQTKRARIMPAVKDIWREGGLLGFFRGNGLNVLKVAPESAIRFYTYEMLKRFIVHANGEEDKANVSTATRLVSGGLAGAVAQTVVYPMDLVKTRIQTYTGEGRRIPSLRTLSRDIWVQEGPRAFYKGVVPSLLGIVPYAGIDLAAYETLKDMSKKYIVHDGEPGALVQLGCGTVSGALGATCVYPLQVVRTRMQAHTEYMGMGDVFRRTFQHEGLIGFYKGIFPNLLKVVPSASITYMVYESMKKSLDLG from the exons ATGCCAATGGAGGAGGACGCAATGCCAAGCAGCAACCAAAAGCTAGGCCGAATAAGAAATGCCTGCAATCCCATTAAGAAAACCGGGCCTGTGACCATGGATCACGTGCTTTTGGCCCTGGGAGAGACCAAGGAGCAGAGGGAGCTCAGAATCCGCACTCTCTTTAACTTCTTTGACACCGCAAATGTTGGTTATTTGGACTATGCCCACATTGAAGCCGGCCTCTCTGCCCTCGACATACCCTCCCAGTACAAGTATGCCAATGATTTGTTGAATGTCTGCGATGCCAATCAAGATGGCCGTGTCGACTACCAAGATTTTAAGCGCTACATGGACGATAAAGAGCTTGAGCTCTATCGTATCTTTCAAGCAATAGATGTCGAACATAATGGTTGCATTCTGCCTGAAGAGCTCTGGGATGCACTTGTAAGGGCAG GGATTGAAATTGATGACGAGGAACTTGCACTTTTTGTTGAGCGTGTTGATAAGGATAATAATGGTGTTATAACATTTGAAGAATGGAGAGATTTTCTTCTACTTTACCCTCAGGAGGCAACCATTGAGAATATTTATCATTATTTGGAAAGGGTATGCCTTGTTGATATTGGGGAGCAGACTATTGTCCCAGGGGTCACCAGTAAGCACGTCCATGCTAGTAGATATTTGATTGCTGGAGCAGTAGCAGGGGCAACATCACGTACAGCTACCGCTCCTCTTGATCGTTTAAAGGTTATTTTGCAAGTACAAACAAAACGAGCTCGAATTATGCCAGCAGTAAAGGATATATGGAGAGAAGGGGGCTTATTGGGCTTTTTTCGTGGCAATGGATTAAATGTCTTGAAGGTGGCTCCTGAAAGCGCCATCAGGTTCTACACTTATGAAATGCTGAAAAGATTTATTGTCCATGCTAATGGTGAAGAAGATAAGGCTAATGTCAGCACTGCAACTCGCCTTGTTTCTGGTGGCTTAGCAGGTGCTGTGGCACAAACTGTGGTATATCCCATGGATCTTGTTAAGACACGAATCCAAACTTATACTGGCGAAGGCAGGAGAATTCCAAGTCTTAGAACTCTGTCTAGAGATATATGGGTTCAGGAGGGACCCCGGGCATTTTATAAGGGTGTTGTCCCATCTTTGCTTGGGATTGTCCCTTATGCTGGCATTGATCTTGCTGCTTATGAAACATTGAAAGATATGTCCAAGAAATATATTGTGCATGACGGGG AACCTGGTGCTCTTGTACAATTGGGATGCGGGACAGTATCAGGAGCTCTTGGTGCAACTTGTGTTTATCCGTTACAGGTTGTCAGGACAAG AATGCAAGCGCACACTGAATATATGGGAATGGGTGATGTATTCAGGAGAACCTTCCAACATGAAGGGTTAATAGGATTCTACAAAGGAATATTTCCTAATCTTCTTAAAGTAGTTCCATCTGCAAGCATTACTTATATGGTTTATGAGTCCATGAAAAAGAGTTTGGATCTGGGATAA